A genome region from Trichoderma asperellum chromosome 7, complete sequence includes the following:
- a CDS encoding uncharacterized protein (SECRETED:SignalP(1-23)): protein MAKFIALGPAVAALLFFGRYASAAASLQLQLYTDANCKTPDGGPAWITEQCIRGGPRQGGSFTVNNMLIPGNCGVTLNFDNNPNCGLGAGGPPALTIDPNDWQCFQNPDGNLVYAGLFCN, encoded by the exons ATGGCCAAGTTCATA GCTCTCGGCCCGGCTGTGGCAGCACTCCTTTTCTTCGGACGCTATGcctcagcagctgcttctcttcagcttcaattATATACCGACGCCAATTGTAAGACTCCAGATGGTGGCCCAGCTTGGATTACAGAGCAGTGCATACGTGGTGGACCAAGACAAGGCGGCAGTTTCACAGTTAATAATATGCTGATCCCCGGCAACTGTGGAGTAACTCTCAATTTTGACAACAACCCAAACTGTGGccttggagctggagggcCACCGGCCCTAACCATCGACCCCAATGACTGGCAATGTTTTCAGAACCCTGATGGGAATCTTGTCTATGCTGGACTCTTTTGCAATTAA
- a CDS encoding uncharacterized protein (EggNog:ENOG41), which produces MVDPFGALGLIGTIDTAYHWGAELVALCKAFANAETQLHQSVVRVEACWLKIQLQLEFIRRLEPQLNEWHKNIQQQTLEILLQKLHAANTKLSGLVKKSDALPSGTGEEATIVEVKRLKYAFAKDGLAETVKDLEFWQGIFDPSWFLMMRIPGPEVDQQLYLMSQQQSVLTHEAKAAIPIAQQLRRALKPVDDDGIKKTIYLLPGGLITESVQTLAYSPVRIARRADNSELVVLDPITCISRANINSALRDIRNFARRLKHTDPFTFGLLECKGIFNEEGSDTKTSTATPPTGLSFVFRMPPTHSHVQSLRHRLLSGASGEHDSLSARFDLARQLVKAVSYVHLYEFVHKNIRPETILILRKENHGSVNAGECDETAMLVGFDVLRDAEGKTNRLGDDDWEKNLYRHPHRQGKTPETDYNMRHDIYSIGVCLLEIGLWGSFVEYGKVDEKGQSSFGTASLQPFSVGSKLRAEGGITSGPELLKSPERVKDRLLQLARGTLRRNMGNKYSKVVETCLTCLDKGNGDFGDDGEFQDEDGVAIGARYIEKVVQKLGEISV; this is translated from the coding sequence ATGGTCGACCCGTTTGGCGCCCTCGGTCTGATTGGCACTATAGACACTGCTTATCACTGGGGAGCGGAGCTCGTCGCTCTCTGCAAGGCATTTGCAAATGCCGAAACTCAGCTCCATCAGAGCGTTGTGCGCGTCGAGGCTTGTTGGCTGAAGATCCAGTTGCAACTTGAGTTCATACGGAGATTGGAGCCTCAACTGAATGAATGGCATAAAAACATTCAACAGCAGACGCTGGAGATCCTGCTGCAAAAACTACACGCCGCCAACACCAAACTCTCAGGCTTAGTTAAGAAGTCTGATGCTCTGCCGAGTGGCACAGGCGAGGAGGCCACCATCGTTGAGGTCAAGCGACTAAAGTACGCCTTTGCGAAAGACGGCCTCGCCGAGACGGTCAAAGATCTAGAGTTCTGGCAGGGCATCTTTGACCCCAGCTGGTttttgatgatgaggattCCTGGACCCGAGGTAGATCAGCAGCTCTACCTCATGTCGCAACAGCAATCTGTGTTGACGCACGAGGCAAAAGCAGCTATCCCTAttgcgcagcagctgcgcCGTGCACTTAAACCTGTCGACGATGATGGGATAAAAAAGACTATCTATCTACTTCCAGGTGGACTCATCACTGAAAGCGTCCAAACTCTAGCTTACAGCCCAGTTCGCATAGCTCGCCGAGCTGACAACAGCGAACTGGTGGTGCTTGACCCCATCACTTGCATCTCCAGAGCAAACATCAATTCTGCACTGCGCGATATTCGCAATTTCGCAAGGCGGTTGAAGCACACAGACCCTTTCACTTTTGGGCTGCTGGAATGCAAGGGCATCTTTAACGAGGAGGGCTCGGATACGAAGACTAGCACAGCTACACCCCCAACAGGTCTGTCTTTTGTCTTCCGCATGCCCCCAACGCATTCGCATGTACAGAGTCTGCGTCATCGGCTGCTAAGCGGAGCAAGCGGCGAACATGACTCTCTATCAGCACGGTTTGACCTTGCGAGACAACTTGTTAAGGCGGTTAGTTATGTGCATCTGTACGAGTTTGTGCATAAGAACATCCGGCCTGAGACAATACTTATactcagaaaagaaaatcacgGATCCGTTAATGCTGGGGAATGCGATGAAACCGCTATGTTGGTCGGCTTCGATGTTCTCCGCGACGCCGAGGGCAAAACTAATCgtcttggagatgatgattgGGAGAAGAATCTGTATCGCCACCCACACCGGCAGGGTAAGACACCGGAGACGGACTACAATATGCGACACGACATATATAGTATCGGCGTCTGTCTGCTTGAGATTGGGCTGTGGGGGAGTTTTGTCGAGTATGGCAAAGTCGACGAGAAAGGCCAATCTTCATTCGGAACAGCGAGCCTTCAGCCATTTAGTGTAGGCTCCAAGTTGAGAGCTGAGGGTGGTATTACGAGTGGACCTGAATTGCTAAAATCTCCCGAACGAGTCAAAGACAGGCTATTGCAACTAGCAAGAGGCACCTTGAGACGCAATATGGGCAACAAGTACAGCAAAGTGGTGGAGACATGCTTGACATGCTTGGATAAGGGCAATGGAGattttggagatgatggagagtttcaggatgaagatggagttgCGATAGGGGCCAGGTATATTGAGAAAGTTGTGCAGAAGCTAGGTGAAATATCTGTCTGA
- a CDS encoding uncharacterized protein (EggNog:ENOG41~TransMembrane:1 (o52-72i)): protein MTTQVAPGAIYTSSVSVLPVLMATYSNGLTKPALLLFTGRRSDNAAKIKYETGLSVATALAAGLAAMIIYCVKASILALKTANQNKGQVVGIAIPDNTAGMIAKHEAMKRAFTCLGEVTPNKFIQVWEKLDKISSMLKSRTGDLTPELKLERTNQFVQFGSRLASSIQSDGIKRRL, encoded by the exons ATGACTACCCAAGTGGCCCCTGGGGCCATATATACTTCTTCCGTATCGGTGCTGCCCGTGCTGATGGCAACGTATTCGAATGGACTGACGAAGCCGGCATTGCTTTTGTTTACCGGGCGTCGAA GCGATAATGCTGCCAAAATCAAGTACGAAACAGGTTTGAGCGTGGCTACGGCTCTGGCAGCTGGACTTGCCGCCATGATCATCTACTGCGTCAAAGCCAGCATTCTGGCCCTTAAAACCGCTAACCAAAATAAGGGACAAGTCGTGGGTATCGCGATACCAGACAATACTGCAGGTATGATTGCCAAACACGAAGCCATGAAACGAGCTTTTACCTGCTTAGGTGAAGTGACGCCGAATAAATTCATACAAGTATGGGAGAAGCTGGATAAAATTAGCTCCATGTTGAAGTCACGGACTGGAGATTTGACTCCAGAGCTTAAGTTGGAGCGCACGAATCAGTTTGTGCAATTCGGGTCTCGACTTGCAAGCAGCATTCAATCAGATGGGATAAAGAGAAGGCTTTAA